The following coding sequences are from one Streptomyces sp. NBC_01232 window:
- a CDS encoding SAM-dependent methyltransferase: MNREKISGIAHTDHPIKAPLDDESVRRLLAHGVPRGDERVLDLGCGTAEWLLRALAAHPGLHAEGVDTSDEAIEQAGRSAGLLGLRERLVLHHGKAEDFVSDRPFDLVVSVGATHAFGGLLPTLAAAREHLAPGGRVLIGDGFWDRTPSPEAVEIFGEMDDLATAVDRIVADGWAPVHAHVSTRHELDDYEWTLWGSLASWALDHPADPDSAEALETATARRKEWLHTYRDSFGFVSLVLRPTSG; the protein is encoded by the coding sequence ATGAACCGCGAAAAGATATCCGGCATCGCTCACACGGACCACCCGATAAAGGCCCCGCTCGACGACGAATCGGTACGCCGGCTGCTCGCCCATGGCGTTCCGCGCGGCGATGAGCGGGTGCTCGACCTGGGGTGCGGCACCGCGGAATGGCTGCTGCGCGCCCTGGCCGCGCATCCGGGGCTGCACGCCGAGGGTGTCGACACTTCGGACGAGGCCATCGAGCAGGCCGGCCGGTCGGCGGGCCTGCTCGGCCTCCGGGAGCGGCTCGTGCTCCACCACGGGAAGGCGGAGGACTTCGTCTCCGACCGGCCGTTCGACCTGGTGGTCAGTGTCGGGGCGACCCACGCCTTCGGCGGTCTGCTCCCGACCCTCGCGGCGGCCCGGGAGCACCTGGCTCCAGGTGGCCGCGTGCTGATCGGTGACGGGTTCTGGGACCGCACGCCGTCCCCGGAGGCCGTCGAGATCTTCGGCGAGATGGACGACCTCGCGACGGCCGTGGACCGGATCGTCGCCGACGGCTGGGCTCCGGTGCACGCACATGTGAGCACGCGCCATGAGCTGGACGACTACGAGTGGACCCTCTGGGGTTCGCTGGCCTCATGGGCTCTCGACCACCCTGCCGATCCGGACAGCGCCGAGGCACTCGAGACGGCCACCGCCCGGCGCAAGGAATGGCTGCACACCTACCGGGACAGCTTCGGATTCGTCTCCCTCGTCCTGCGCCCGACCTCCGGCTAG